GCGAAGCATGTACCAACGAAGGTTATTATAATGACGGAATAAATATACCTATGGTTATCTCTATGGTAGATAAAGGTTTAATATAAAATAGTGTTTTCAACAATTTAGGTCGCTATAAGAGGTTTTAAAAACTCTTCTGCCGCCAGAGCAACAGCACCCATTAAAGAAAAACCTCCAAAGAGACTTGTTAAAAGTTTTTTCATCTTCAATCCTTTCAAAATTTTTATATTTTACGGAAACTATATATTTAATTTATGGAGGAATTATGAAATTTTTATATACTTAACGGAATACCAAGTTCCATTATATGAGCCTCATATCCCAGCTCATTTTTAATAACATTTGCAAATATCTCCATTTTTTCAACTTCTCCATGGATTAAACAGAGCTTTTTAATATTTTTAACTCGACGCATCCACTCTATTAACTCACCTTGATCTGCATGAGCCGAAAAACCGTTAATCGTGTAAACCTTAGCTTTTGTTACAATATCTTCTCCGTAGATTTGAACTGAACCTGCCCCATCGACTATGTTTCGCCCCAATGTTCCTTCAACTTGAAAACCAACAAAAATAAGTGAATTTTTAGGATTCCAAAGTCTATGTTTTAGATGATGCATAATACGACCACCATTACACATACCGCTTCCTGCAATAATGATAGCTTTTTTAGTAACTTTGTTGATAGCAATAGATTGGTCTCTAGAAGTGATTGGCTTAAGCCATGCAAATGAAAAAGGATCCTTTTTGCTTCCTGGACTGTATTGAAGCTTATCGCTTAAATGAGTTGTGTATTGGTTATAAAGCTTTGTTGCTTTAATTGCCAGCGGACTATCAAGAAACACCTGACATTTTGGCAACTCCCCATTGTCATGCATCTCATGAAGCAACCAAAGTATCTCTTGGGTTCTCTCCAGTGCAAAAGATGGAATAAGTACATTACCATTTTTTTTCAAAGTTGATACAACCGCTTCTTTAAACTCTTCTATACTCTCATCTAGCAGTTTATGTGTGCGATCTCCATAAGTTGATTCTATAAACAGTGTATCAGCTTCGTCCAGCTTGTCATGGTTGTCAATAACCAATCTCTCCGTAGAGCCAATATCACCTGAAAAGACT
The sequence above is drawn from the Candidatus Sulfurimonas baltica genome and encodes:
- a CDS encoding MBL fold metallo-hydrolase RNA specificity domain-containing protein, with protein sequence MVTVTSYGAAKTVTGSCHLLKIGSIKILIDCGMFQGDGGSEKNYEPFGFDPAKIHYLILTHAHLDHIGRVAKLIKDGFNGEIISTKATRDISKIMLLDSAGILLEEYKTIRRKARRHGDEESVQEPLYTKDDVKQVYTKQWRTLEYFEEHKLKQHIRVSFGNAGHIMGSAFVMIDYQEQNNHKRIVFSGDIGSTERLVIDNHDKLDEADTLFIESTYGDRTHKLLDESIEEFKEAVVSTLKKNGNVLIPSFALERTQEILWLLHEMHDNGELPKCQVFLDSPLAIKATKLYNQYTTHLSDKLQYSPGSKKDPFSFAWLKPITSRDQSIAINKVTKKAIIIAGSGMCNGGRIMHHLKHRLWNPKNSLIFVGFQVEGTLGRNIVDGAGSVQIYGEDIVTKAKVYTINGFSAHADQGELIEWMRRVKNIKKLCLIHGEVEKMEIFANVIKNELGYEAHIMELGIPLSI